The Phycisphaeraceae bacterium genome has a segment encoding these proteins:
- a CDS encoding small basic protein, translating to MSLDSSLKTKNSLAGVRSVMKRSERIAKLAADKRFDPKKDHALGLPKTKPNEK from the coding sequence ATGAGCCTCGACTCTTCTCTCAAAACCAAGAACTCCCTCGCAGGCGTCCGCTCCGTCATGAAGCGCTCCGAACGCATCGCAAAACTCGCAGCCGACAAACGATTCGATCCCAAAAAGGATCACGCCCTCGGCCTGCCCAAGACCAAGCCCAACGAAAAGTAA
- a CDS encoding NADH-quinone oxidoreductase subunit I has translation MAIRDDEIVRIETRPMNRSEAVYLPEVFKGFGTTMRHFFTSFGQGRTSRTMQYPEERRENMPIEQGGMNPGNFRGVHRLNRDEDGRVKCVACMMCPTICPANCIHIVAAESPWDDREKYPAKFEIDELRCIFCGMCEEACPVDAIELTTEYDFVGLSRQEMVFDKEKLLSVYDATVEKKPM, from the coding sequence ATGGCGATCAGAGATGATGAGATTGTGAGGATTGAGACGAGGCCTATGAACAGGTCCGAGGCGGTTTATCTGCCGGAGGTGTTCAAGGGTTTCGGGACGACGATGCGGCATTTTTTTACTTCGTTCGGGCAGGGGCGGACAAGCCGAACGATGCAGTACCCTGAGGAGCGGCGTGAGAACATGCCGATTGAGCAGGGGGGTATGAACCCTGGCAATTTTCGCGGGGTGCATAGGCTGAACCGGGATGAGGACGGGCGGGTGAAGTGCGTTGCGTGCATGATGTGCCCGACGATCTGCCCGGCGAACTGCATTCATATTGTGGCTGCGGAGAGTCCGTGGGATGATAGGGAGAAGTACCCAGCGAAGTTTGAGATTGATGAGTTGCGGTGCATCTTCTGCGGGATGTGCGAGGAGGCGTGCCCGGTGGATGCGATCGAGTTGACGACGGAGTATGACTTTGTTGGGTTGAGTCGGCAGGAGATGGTTTTTGATAAAGAGAAGCTGCTGAGCGTGTATGACGCGACGGTGGAGAAGAAGCCGATGTAG
- a CDS encoding tyrosine-type recombinase/integrase, with protein MPRACFQLDERTAPALRHLFSDFLLFLRVECGLAPTTIEAYARDTRDLITHLCDSTITTPADITPRTLTQHIAALSRDRKLEPSSLTRHISTIRIICRWLHATARIPTNPADILDRPHTWRHLPAVLSPTEMRTLLANPNPSTTSPDASTTSLDASTKSPDAGSLGAPSTPLPTTTPGAQRSGSNPNPTPNDASPALHLALNLRNRAILEILYASGLRASEILTLSLADHHEKTQTLRVLGKGNKQRLVPMGDPAACALRDYLLYARPLILTAAHAAEGRDKGRIFLSKNARPLTRARLYTIVRDAARDAGLKHTHPHMLRHSFATHLLAGGADLRVVQELLGHASLTTTQIYTHVDQSQLKSVHKTYHPRA; from the coding sequence GTGCCCCGCGCCTGTTTCCAACTCGACGAACGCACCGCACCCGCACTCCGCCACCTCTTCTCCGACTTCCTGCTCTTCCTCCGCGTCGAGTGTGGCCTCGCCCCAACCACCATCGAGGCCTACGCCCGCGACACCCGCGACCTCATCACCCACCTCTGCGATTCCACCATCACCACCCCAGCCGACATCACCCCGCGCACCCTCACCCAGCACATCGCTGCCCTCTCGCGCGATCGCAAACTCGAGCCCTCATCCCTCACACGCCACATCTCCACCATCCGCATCATCTGCCGCTGGCTCCATGCCACCGCACGAATCCCCACCAACCCCGCCGACATTCTCGACCGCCCCCACACCTGGCGTCACCTCCCCGCTGTCCTCTCCCCCACAGAAATGCGAACCCTCCTCGCAAACCCAAATCCCTCAACCACATCCCCAGACGCTTCAACCACATCCCTGGACGCTTCAACCAAATCCCCGGACGCCGGATCTTTGGGCGCACCCTCAACCCCCCTCCCCACCACAACCCCTGGAGCCCAAAGATCCGGGTCAAACCCAAACCCCACGCCCAACGACGCATCCCCCGCCCTCCACCTCGCCCTCAACCTCCGCAACCGCGCCATCCTCGAAATCCTCTACGCCTCAGGCCTACGAGCCTCCGAAATCCTCACCCTCTCCCTCGCCGACCACCACGAAAAAACCCAGACCCTCCGCGTCCTCGGCAAGGGCAATAAACAACGCCTCGTCCCCATGGGCGATCCCGCCGCTTGCGCCCTCCGCGACTATCTCCTCTATGCCCGCCCTCTCATCCTCACCGCCGCCCACGCCGCCGAAGGCCGCGACAAAGGCCGCATCTTCCTCTCCAAAAACGCTCGCCCACTCACCCGCGCACGCCTCTACACCATCGTCCGCGACGCCGCCCGCGACGCAGGTCTCAAGCACACCCACCCCCACATGCTCCGCCACTCCTTCGCAACCCACCTCCTCGCAGGCGGCGCCGACCTCCGCGTCGTACAGGAACTCCTCGGCCACGCCAGCCTCACCACCACCCAGATCTACACCCACGTCGACCAATCCCAACTCAAATCCGTCCACAAAACCTACCACCCCCGCGCCTGA
- the hisD gene encoding histidinol dehydrogenase, producing MIIPSIDLMQGSTVQLVEGREKVLDAGDPRPIIDRFALVGEVAVIDLDAALSKGSNEVLIRQLLHHAPCRVGGGIRSEQAAIKWLDAGAAKVILGTAATPDILRNLPRNRVIAALDARDGNVVVEGWTKPTNIPIEERIDQLRDYAAHFLITFVEREGRMQGLDIDRVRALVKRAGPTVRITIAGGVRSPADIANADAAGADAQVGMALYTGAFDLAQGFCAPLRSDRPDNLWPTIVTDERGTALGLTYSNLQSLRAALDSKTGVYFSRSRNALWHKGQSSGSTQKLLRIDTDCDRDTLRFTVTQSGTGFCHTGDFSCFGPATGLTALNRTIATRITNATPDSYTARLIADPTLLRAKLLEEATELADSTTPSETAHEAADLIYFALVTAAARGSTLQHIEQQFDQRASQLSRKPGNAKPTPTHTASASQDAGPQDAGPQDAGTLGAHTTPESPPTPNAQRSGSNYHNSPPTHFASAPLDAGPLGAHTTPESPPTSNAQRSGSFPPQPTDIEHTASVPQDAGPLGAHATPESPSTPNAQRSRSFPPQPTAIEHTVASIISSVRTQGPAAVRNLAIRFGERSPTQPLVLTPDDMHAALHALNPDDRALLERTAERIRTFALAQRASITETSIPIPGGTAGHTIEPVASAGCYAPAGLYPLPSSVLMTAITARAAGVPRVVVASPGAHPLNLAAAAIAGADHFLAVGGAHAIAALALGLSGPTGDALDPVDIIVGPGNAYVTAAKRALFGTVGIDMLAGPSELLILADSTADPRLIAADLLAQAEHDENARANLVTTDPALIHAVRAELDQQLLSLPSRHIAAASLASSSLTLARDLEDAIAFTNRAAPEHLQIMTADPHALATRIRNAGAIFLGHASAEVLGDYAAGPNHTLPTNKTARFSAGLSVSHFLRLRTYISITDPAAAAPLRADAIRLANLEGLQAHANAAQLRN from the coding sequence ATGATCATCCCTTCAATCGACCTCATGCAAGGCTCCACCGTCCAACTCGTCGAAGGACGCGAAAAAGTCCTCGACGCCGGAGACCCACGCCCCATCATCGACCGCTTCGCACTCGTCGGCGAAGTCGCCGTCATCGACCTCGACGCAGCCCTCTCCAAAGGCTCCAACGAAGTCCTCATCCGCCAACTCCTCCACCACGCACCATGCCGCGTCGGAGGAGGAATCCGCTCCGAACAAGCCGCCATCAAATGGCTCGACGCCGGCGCCGCCAAAGTCATCCTCGGCACCGCAGCAACCCCCGATATCCTCCGAAACCTCCCACGCAACCGCGTCATCGCCGCACTCGACGCACGCGACGGCAACGTCGTCGTCGAAGGCTGGACCAAACCAACCAACATCCCCATCGAAGAACGCATCGATCAACTCCGAGACTACGCCGCACACTTCCTCATCACCTTCGTCGAACGCGAAGGACGCATGCAAGGCCTCGACATCGACCGCGTTCGCGCACTCGTCAAACGCGCAGGCCCAACCGTCCGCATCACCATCGCCGGCGGCGTCCGCTCCCCCGCCGACATCGCAAACGCCGACGCCGCAGGCGCCGACGCTCAAGTCGGAATGGCCCTCTACACCGGAGCATTCGACCTCGCACAAGGATTCTGCGCCCCACTCCGCTCCGACCGCCCCGACAACCTCTGGCCCACAATCGTCACCGACGAACGCGGCACCGCCCTCGGCCTCACATACTCAAACCTCCAATCCCTCCGTGCCGCCCTCGATTCCAAAACCGGCGTCTACTTCTCCCGCTCACGCAACGCCCTCTGGCACAAAGGTCAATCCTCAGGCTCAACACAAAAACTCCTCCGCATCGACACCGACTGCGACCGCGACACCCTCCGTTTCACCGTCACCCAATCCGGCACCGGCTTCTGCCACACCGGCGACTTCTCATGCTTCGGCCCCGCAACCGGACTCACCGCCCTCAACCGCACCATCGCCACGCGCATCACCAACGCCACACCCGACTCCTACACCGCACGCCTCATCGCCGATCCCACACTCCTCCGCGCCAAACTTCTCGAAGAAGCAACCGAACTCGCCGACTCCACCACCCCCTCCGAAACCGCACACGAAGCCGCCGACCTCATCTACTTCGCCCTCGTCACCGCCGCCGCCCGAGGCTCAACCCTCCAGCACATCGAACAACAATTCGACCAGCGCGCCTCACAACTCTCCCGCAAACCCGGAAACGCAAAACCCACACCCACTCACACCGCTTCCGCTTCTCAGGACGCCGGACCTCAGGACGCCGGACCTCAGGACGCCGGAACTTTGGGCGCACACACAACCCCCGAATCACCCCCAACCCCCAACGCCCAAAGGTCCGGGTCAAACTACCACAACTCCCCACCAACTCACTTCGCTTCCGCGCCTCTGGACGCCGGACCTTTGGGCGCACACACAACCCCCGAATCACCCCCAACCTCCAACGCCCAAAGGTCCGGGTCTTTCCCACCCCAACCCACCGACATCGAGCACACCGCTTCCGTGCCTCAGGACGCCGGACCTTTGGGCGCACATGCAACCCCCGAATCACCCTCAACCCCCAACGCCCAAAGGTCCAGGTCTTTCCCACCCCAACCCACCGCCATCGAACACACCGTCGCCTCCATCATCTCCTCCGTCCGCACCCAGGGCCCCGCCGCCGTCCGCAATCTCGCCATCCGCTTTGGCGAACGCTCACCCACCCAACCTCTCGTCCTCACCCCCGACGACATGCACGCCGCCCTCCACGCTCTCAACCCCGACGACCGCGCCCTCCTCGAGCGCACCGCCGAACGCATTCGCACCTTCGCACTCGCACAGCGCGCCAGCATCACCGAAACCTCCATCCCCATCCCCGGCGGCACCGCCGGCCACACCATCGAGCCCGTCGCATCCGCAGGCTGTTACGCCCCCGCAGGCCTATACCCACTCCCTTCCTCCGTCCTCATGACCGCAATCACCGCACGCGCCGCAGGCGTCCCACGCGTCGTCGTCGCATCCCCCGGAGCACACCCCCTCAACCTCGCCGCAGCCGCAATCGCAGGCGCCGACCACTTCCTCGCTGTAGGCGGAGCACACGCAATCGCAGCACTCGCCCTCGGCCTCTCAGGCCCCACCGGCGACGCACTCGATCCCGTAGACATCATCGTCGGGCCAGGCAACGCGTACGTCACCGCCGCAAAACGAGCCCTCTTCGGCACCGTCGGCATCGACATGCTCGCAGGCCCCAGCGAACTCCTCATCCTTGCCGACTCAACCGCCGACCCACGCCTCATCGCCGCCGACCTCCTCGCCCAGGCCGAACACGACGAAAACGCTCGCGCAAACCTCGTCACCACCGACCCCGCACTCATCCACGCCGTACGCGCCGAACTCGACCAGCAACTTCTCTCGCTCCCATCACGCCACATCGCCGCAGCAAGCCTCGCCTCCTCCTCGCTCACCCTCGCCCGCGACCTCGAAGACGCGATCGCATTCACCAACCGCGCCGCCCCCGAGCACCTCCAGATCATGACCGCAGACCCGCACGCCCTCGCCACGCGCATCCGCAACGCTGGCGCCATCTTCCTCGGCCACGCCTCCGCCGAAGTCCTCGGCGACTACGCCGCAGGCCCAAACCACACCCTCCCAACCAACAAAACAGCCCGCTTCTCCGCAGGCCTCAGCGTCTCACACTTCCTCCGACTCCGAACCTACATCTCCATCACCGACCCCGCCGCCGCAGCCCCGCTCCGCGCCGACGCAATCCGCCTCGCAAACCTCGAAGGACTCCAAGCACACGCAAACGCAGCACAATTACGCAATTGA
- the hisF gene encoding imidazole glycerol phosphate synthase subunit HisF — protein sequence MLKQRIIPCLDIRDGRVVKGVRFASLRDAGDPVEQASRYEADGADEIVMLDISATLESRRAALHTIGQLRAALSIPLSVGGGIRTIDDALAMLDAGADKIALNSAAVNNPRLIADLATRVGTQCVVLSIDAASHAQNAWHVVTRSGSHRTTLDAIDWARTAQSLGAGEILLTSFDRDGCQSGYDLNLIAAVADSINLPIIASGGAGSAADMLAALSAGAHAVLAASIFHDQLTTIATIKSQLAAQGIEIRS from the coding sequence ATGCTGAAACAACGCATCATCCCATGCCTCGACATCCGCGACGGCCGAGTCGTCAAAGGCGTCCGCTTCGCCAGCCTCCGCGACGCCGGAGACCCCGTCGAACAAGCCTCCCGCTACGAAGCCGACGGCGCCGACGAAATCGTCATGCTCGACATCTCCGCAACCCTCGAGTCCCGACGCGCAGCACTCCACACCATCGGCCAACTCCGCGCCGCACTCTCCATCCCACTCTCCGTCGGCGGCGGCATCCGCACCATCGACGACGCACTCGCAATGCTCGACGCCGGCGCTGACAAAATCGCCCTCAACTCCGCAGCCGTCAACAACCCACGCCTCATCGCCGACCTCGCCACCCGCGTCGGCACCCAATGCGTCGTCCTCTCCATCGACGCAGCATCTCACGCCCAAAACGCATGGCACGTCGTCACCCGCTCCGGCTCACACCGCACCACACTCGACGCCATCGACTGGGCACGCACCGCACAATCCCTCGGCGCCGGCGAAATCCTCCTCACCAGTTTCGACCGTGACGGATGCCAGTCCGGCTACGACCTCAATCTCATCGCCGCCGTTGCCGACTCCATCAACCTCCCCATCATCGCCTCAGGCGGCGCAGGCTCCGCCGCCGACATGCTCGCCGCATTGAGCGCCGGAGCGCACGCCGTCCTCGCCGCATCAATCTTCCACGACCAACTCACCACCATCGCCACAATCAAATCACAACTCGCCGCACAAGGCATCGAGATCCGATCATGA
- the hisH gene encoding imidazole glycerol phosphate synthase subunit HisH yields MPISPPTAVIVNTGVANTASVAAALSRLNIAVTLSTDPKTIDATPLLILPGVGTFAAGIETLRQNSLEKIITQRIADDRPTLLICLGLQLLATSSDESPHTQGLGIIDAHVTRFPPTVRVPQFGWNSITPDPAATLLTPGDAYFANSFRLTHCPPGWHAAWADHGGPFIAALQRSRILACQFHPELSSRFGSELLHRWLALSAQELSQC; encoded by the coding sequence ATGCCCATCTCACCACCAACCGCCGTCATCGTCAACACCGGCGTCGCCAACACCGCCTCCGTCGCCGCCGCACTCTCACGTCTCAACATCGCAGTCACGCTCTCCACCGATCCCAAAACCATCGACGCTACACCACTCCTCATCCTCCCAGGCGTCGGCACCTTCGCCGCTGGCATCGAAACCCTCCGACAAAACTCTCTCGAAAAAATCATCACACAACGCATCGCCGACGACCGCCCCACCCTCCTCATCTGCCTCGGCCTCCAACTCCTCGCAACCTCATCCGACGAATCCCCACACACCCAAGGCCTCGGCATCATCGACGCACACGTCACCCGCTTCCCACCCACCGTCCGCGTCCCGCAATTCGGCTGGAACTCCATCACCCCCGATCCTGCCGCAACCCTCCTCACCCCCGGCGACGCATACTTCGCCAACTCCTTCCGCCTCACACACTGCCCCCCAGGTTGGCACGCCGCATGGGCCGATCACGGCGGACCATTCATCGCCGCACTCCAGCGCTCACGCATCCTCGCCTGCCAATTCCACCCCGAACTCTCCAGCCGCTTCGGCTCCGAACTCCTCCATCGCTGGCTCGCACTCTCTGCCCAGGAACTCTCCCAATGCTGA
- the hisB gene encoding imidazoleglycerol-phosphate dehydratase HisB codes for MTTPRTATIERTTSETDIRLTLTLEGSGQSSISTGLPFFDHMLTALTRHSLIDLSLTCTGDLHIDDHHTIEDCAIALGSAFNQALDDRAHIHRFASTYAPLDESLVRCVIDLSGRPAPHINLPFTRPTIGPIATENIAHFFTSFAISARCALHLDLIRGTNDHHRAEAAFKACALALRCAIAIDPRSPGIPSTKGSL; via the coding sequence ATGACAACCCCCCGCACTGCCACCATCGAACGCACCACCTCCGAAACCGACATCCGCCTCACCCTCACCCTCGAAGGCTCCGGCCAATCCTCAATCTCCACCGGCCTCCCATTCTTCGATCACATGCTCACCGCCCTCACACGCCACAGCCTCATCGACCTCTCCCTCACCTGCACCGGCGACCTCCACATCGACGATCACCACACCATCGAAGACTGCGCCATCGCACTCGGCTCCGCATTCAACCAGGCCCTCGACGACCGCGCACACATCCACCGCTTCGCATCCACGTACGCCCCACTCGACGAATCACTCGTCCGCTGCGTCATCGATCTCTCAGGCCGCCCAGCCCCACACATCAACCTCCCATTCACCCGCCCCACCATCGGCCCAATCGCAACCGAAAACATCGCCCACTTCTTCACCTCTTTCGCCATCTCCGCCCGCTGCGCACTCCACCTCGACCTCATCCGAGGCACCAACGACCACCACCGCGCCGAAGCCGCATTCAAAGCCTGCGCACTCGCACTCCGCTGCGCAATCGCCATCGACCCACGCTCACCAGGCATCCCCTCCACCAAAGGATCCCTCTGA
- a CDS encoding histidinol-phosphate aminotransferase family protein, with protein sequence MQPSTTTQLPFASRAATASAYSRAVPANIDLFLDANEGPALNLTPPPPSPDLLRRYPDSAPLERAIAAHYNIDPARVIVTAGGDDAITRLCQTFLEPGRSILLHDPTFVMIARSAALAGADLIRIPWIQGPFPTPTFLNAITDNTTLIALVSPNNPTGLAIDPHARTRIINAARDRNIPILFDAAYAEFEDADPTPDLIAQPHLTIVRTFSKAFSLAGLRVGYAIAPATIAPRLRAVASPYPCSAYALDIALNAWHNRAPMLAAVERIRHERDALTATLTALNLRLTPSQANFIFARTPHATHITAALAARGIAIRSFPSEPSLADALRITLPGCTASFDRLTRELTSIITHLNSEQLS encoded by the coding sequence ATGCAACCTTCAACCACCACTCAACTCCCCTTCGCCTCGCGCGCCGCCACAGCAAGCGCATATTCCCGCGCCGTGCCCGCAAACATCGACCTCTTCCTCGACGCCAACGAAGGCCCAGCCCTCAACCTCACTCCCCCACCGCCCTCTCCCGATCTCCTCCGCCGTTACCCCGACTCCGCACCACTCGAACGCGCCATCGCCGCGCACTACAACATCGACCCCGCCCGCGTCATCGTCACCGCCGGAGGCGACGACGCCATCACGCGCCTCTGCCAGACCTTCCTTGAGCCAGGCCGCTCCATCCTCCTCCACGACCCAACCTTCGTCATGATCGCGCGCAGCGCAGCACTCGCCGGCGCCGACCTCATCCGCATCCCATGGATCCAAGGCCCATTTCCCACACCAACCTTCCTCAACGCAATCACCGACAACACCACCCTCATCGCACTCGTCTCACCAAACAACCCCACAGGCCTCGCCATCGACCCCCACGCACGCACCCGCATCATCAACGCCGCACGCGATCGCAACATCCCAATCCTCTTCGACGCCGCATACGCCGAGTTCGAAGACGCAGACCCCACGCCCGACCTCATCGCCCAGCCTCACCTCACCATCGTCCGCACATTCTCCAAAGCCTTCAGCCTCGCAGGCCTCCGCGTCGGTTACGCCATCGCGCCCGCCACCATCGCCCCACGCCTCCGCGCCGTCGCAAGCCCATACCCATGCTCCGCCTACGCCCTCGACATCGCGCTCAACGCATGGCACAACCGCGCACCCATGCTCGCCGCCGTTGAGCGCATCCGCCACGAACGCGACGCGCTCACCGCAACCCTCACCGCCCTCAACCTCCGCCTCACTCCATCACAAGCAAACTTCATCTTCGCGCGCACCCCCCACGCTACCCACATCACCGCCGCACTCGCCGCCCGCGGCATCGCCATCCGCTCCTTCCCATCCGAACCATCCCTCGCCGACGCCCTCCGCATCACCCTCCCAGGCTGCACCGCATCCTTCGACCGCCTCACCCGCGAACTCACCTCCATCATCACCCACCTCAACTCGGAGCAACTGTCATGA
- the hisG gene encoding ATP phosphoribosyltransferase, with product MNNKTTIRFALPKGRMFDSVTALLNDAGIRIAQSSRDYRPTTALENFDTKILKPRAIVEMLATGQRDLGFAGADWVAEDNADLVELLDTRLDPVRLVAAAPESILTAGRLPNRPIILASEYTNIAARWIASQNLDATLIRSYGATEVLPPEDADCIIDNTASGSTLAANALVIIDQLMTSSTRIYASRAAINSPEKRPRIESFVMLVASVLEARTRVMLELNVSSENLARVIEILPCMREPTVSPMHAGAGYAVKSAVLRNQLPTVIPAIKARGGTDIVVTTPQQIVL from the coding sequence ATGAACAACAAAACCACAATCCGCTTCGCCCTCCCCAAAGGCCGAATGTTCGACAGCGTCACCGCACTCCTCAACGACGCAGGCATCCGAATCGCCCAATCTTCACGCGACTACCGCCCCACCACCGCACTCGAAAACTTCGACACCAAAATCCTCAAACCACGCGCCATCGTCGAAATGCTCGCAACCGGCCAACGCGATCTCGGCTTCGCCGGCGCAGACTGGGTCGCCGAAGACAACGCAGATCTCGTCGAACTCCTCGACACACGCCTCGACCCCGTCCGCCTCGTCGCCGCCGCCCCCGAATCCATCCTCACCGCAGGCCGCCTCCCCAATCGCCCCATCATCCTCGCCTCCGAATACACCAACATCGCCGCACGCTGGATCGCCTCCCAAAACCTCGACGCAACCCTCATCCGCTCCTACGGCGCCACCGAAGTCCTCCCTCCCGAAGACGCCGACTGCATCATCGACAACACCGCCTCAGGCTCAACCCTCGCCGCCAACGCCCTCGTCATCATCGACCAGCTCATGACCTCTTCCACCCGCATCTACGCCTCCCGCGCCGCCATCAACTCCCCCGAAAAACGCCCCCGCATCGAATCCTTCGTCATGCTCGTCGCCTCAGTCCTCGAAGCACGCACCCGCGTCATGCTCGAACTCAACGTCTCCTCCGAAAACCTCGCGCGCGTCATCGAGATCCTCCCCTGCATGCGCGAGCCCACTGTCTCACCCATGCACGCCGGAGCAGGCTACGCCGTCAAGTCCGCTGTCCTGCGCAACCAACTCCCCACCGTCATCCCCGCCATCAAAGCCCGAGGCGGAACCGACATCGTCGTCACCACCCCGCAACAAATCGTCCTCTAA
- a CDS encoding RNA-binding protein — protein MKLYVGNLSFSMSESELRDLFSQHGEVTSATLVMDRETGRPRGFGFVEFANDDEGRAAIEALNGQNIGGRDLTVNEARPRENRPGGGGGGFGGGRGGGGGRGGYGGGGGGGGRGGRSSGGGW, from the coding sequence ATGAAGCTGTATGTCGGAAATTTGAGTTTCAGTATGTCGGAATCGGAACTGCGTGATTTGTTCTCGCAGCACGGCGAAGTTACCTCGGCGACGCTGGTGATGGATCGTGAGACTGGCCGCCCGCGTGGGTTCGGCTTTGTCGAGTTCGCCAATGACGACGAAGGTCGTGCGGCGATCGAAGCGCTGAACGGGCAGAACATCGGTGGTCGTGACCTGACGGTGAACGAGGCTCGTCCTCGTGAGAACCGTCCGGGTGGCGGCGGCGGTGGCTTTGGTGGCGGTCGTGGCGGCGGCGGTGGTCGCGGTGGCTACGGCGGCGGCGGAGGCGGTGGTGGTCGCGGCGGTCGCAGCAGCGGCGGCGGCTGGTAA
- the rpmF gene encoding 50S ribosomal protein L32 has protein sequence MQPTHRQSYGRTRRRRSHDALNPVQSTICPLSGTPKLHHKACKQSGYVRPGLVIRVKKLGIGVSKD, from the coding sequence ATGCAACCTACACATAGGCAGTCTTATGGGCGTACTCGTCGTCGTCGATCGCACGATGCGCTGAATCCGGTGCAGTCGACGATTTGCCCCTTGAGCGGGACGCCGAAGTTGCACCATAAGGCGTGCAAGCAGTCGGGGTATGTGCGTCCTGGGCTGGTAATTCGTGTGAAGAAGCTGGGCATCGGGGTTTCCAAGGACTAA
- the plsX gene encoding phosphate acyltransferase PlsX, giving the protein MRLAVDVMGGDHAPEAILKGCVGALPLLAPEDRLVLVGPEPLIREMLLEWGIDDPRLLFAHASDVIGMHEPPALAVRGRPESSIVKMSLLGSSKVEEPCEVVLSAGNTGACVTAAIMNMKRLPGVHRPGIAVTIPAFHGPIVLCDAGANPEPKATHLWQYGIMADTLAKQVLKIESPRVALMNIGSEEAKGSDLVKEARDLLRNTPDLNYIGYVEGRDFFAGAADVIITDGFVGNTILKMAEGMAKSLFEAIASEIFSADPELALKFEPIVKQIYAKNDYHEFGGAPLLGVNGAMMIAHGSSQPRTITAAIRNSKAFIQTRVNEAIVARIAEVESRMGKVTERA; this is encoded by the coding sequence ATGCGTTTGGCTGTCGACGTGATGGGCGGCGATCACGCGCCTGAAGCGATCTTGAAGGGATGCGTTGGAGCGCTGCCGCTGCTGGCGCCCGAGGACCGTCTGGTCCTGGTGGGGCCTGAGCCGTTGATCCGAGAAATGCTTTTGGAGTGGGGGATCGATGATCCTCGGCTGCTGTTTGCGCACGCATCGGATGTGATCGGGATGCATGAGCCTCCGGCGCTTGCGGTGCGTGGGAGGCCTGAGAGTTCGATTGTGAAGATGTCGCTGCTGGGTTCTTCGAAAGTGGAGGAGCCTTGCGAGGTGGTGTTGAGCGCGGGGAACACTGGCGCGTGTGTGACGGCTGCGATCATGAACATGAAGCGGCTGCCTGGGGTGCACAGGCCTGGGATTGCGGTGACGATTCCGGCGTTTCATGGTCCGATTGTGCTGTGCGATGCGGGGGCGAATCCTGAGCCGAAGGCGACGCATCTGTGGCAGTACGGGATCATGGCGGACACGCTTGCGAAGCAGGTGCTGAAGATTGAATCGCCGCGGGTTGCGCTGATGAACATCGGGTCGGAAGAGGCGAAGGGTTCGGACCTGGTGAAGGAGGCTCGGGATCTTCTGCGGAACACGCCGGACCTGAACTACATCGGGTATGTGGAGGGGCGTGATTTCTTTGCGGGGGCGGCGGACGTGATCATCACGGATGGATTTGTGGGGAACACGATCCTGAAGATGGCGGAGGGGATGGCCAAGAGTCTGTTCGAGGCGATTGCGTCGGAGATTTTTTCGGCGGACCCGGAGTTGGCGTTGAAGTTTGAACCGATCGTGAAGCAGATTTATGCGAAGAACGATTATCACGAGTTTGGTGGGGCGCCGCTGCTGGGGGTGAATGGCGCGATGATGATTGCGCACGGTTCGAGCCAGCCTCGGACGATCACGGCTGCGATTCGGAACAGCAAGGCGTTCATTCAGACGCGAGTGAATGAGGCGATTGTTGCGCGGATTGCGGAGGTTGAGAGTCGGATGGGGAAGGTGACTGAGCGGGCGTGA